One Lottiidibacillus patelloidae genomic region harbors:
- a CDS encoding rhodanese-like domain-containing protein — protein sequence MKELTVKEVEQLIKDKQVSLIDVREVDEVEAGKIPGIKNIPLSEFTERIAEIEKDKEHILICRSGNRSGKACAYLTQLGYNVINMSGGMLEWEGEVE from the coding sequence ATGAAAGAACTTACAGTCAAAGAAGTAGAACAATTAATAAAGGATAAACAAGTGAGTTTAATTGATGTTCGTGAAGTGGACGAGGTTGAAGCTGGAAAAATTCCTGGGATTAAAAATATCCCATTAAGCGAGTTTACAGAAAGAATTGCAGAAATTGAAAAAGATAAAGAACATATTTTAATTTGCCGTTCAGGTAATCGCAGTGGTAAAGCATGTGCATACTTAACTCAATTAGGCTATAACGTTATTAATATGAGTGGCGGTATGCTTGAGTGGGAAGGCGAAGTAGAATAA